The Candidatus Effluviviaceae Genus V sp. genome segment GAGCGGCGTGCCCACGGTGAGCTCGCCATCGCGGCTCAGGGCAAGCACTTCGTCGAGATGGACCGTGTCTCCGGGCTCGACCTCGAGCTTCGGGACGCGGATCCGATCGCCCTCGGACACCCTGTACTGGTATCCTCCGGTCCGGACGACGGCGTAGCTCACATCTCCTCCTCGGGATAGTCCGTCTATCACGTCTCTGCTACGAACCCCCATACTATAGCGGCTCCTCCGTCTCT includes the following:
- the rplU gene encoding 50S ribosomal protein L21, whose translation is MGVRSRDVIDGLSRGGDVSYAVVRTGGYQYRVSEGDRIRVPKLEVEPGDTVHLDEVLALSRDGELTVGTPLVEGAAVDAEVVSHGRRPKIIVYKKKRRKGYQKTQGHRQDFTELRIKGIQAS